One window of Rhizobium leguminosarum genomic DNA carries:
- a CDS encoding substrate-binding domain-containing protein translates to MAAAAGVSISTASKALNDTGRMGAETRERVKRIAGEIGYRPNALARGLLSKRSFTIGLLTNDTYGRFTLPVMAGISDALVDHGVSVFLCAIEDDPALAQIHVDAMLDKQVDGIIATGKRLDRRLPVDLSNLHVPVVYAFTEGTQNSVTFRSDDEQGARLAVEWLAKVGRRRIAHITGPEEFFSVRERAGAYHAVAGHREPVLYGVWSESWGHEAVEQLWKRPGEKPDALFCGNDQIARGAADALRERGVKVPQDVSVIGFDNWEIVAAQTRPPLTTVDMELKELGRQAGLTVLALAEGRPVEPGVRKLPCRLIVRQSCGGKAPTE, encoded by the coding sequence GTGGCCGCGGCTGCCGGGGTGAGCATTTCGACGGCGTCGAAGGCGCTCAACGACACCGGCCGGATGGGTGCGGAAACCCGCGAGCGGGTGAAGCGGATCGCCGGCGAAATCGGCTATCGGCCGAATGCGCTGGCGAGAGGGCTTCTCAGCAAACGCAGCTTCACCATCGGGCTCTTGACCAACGACACTTACGGCCGTTTCACCCTGCCGGTGATGGCGGGTATTTCGGACGCGCTGGTCGATCATGGGGTTTCGGTTTTTCTCTGTGCCATCGAGGACGATCCGGCGCTCGCCCAGATCCATGTCGATGCGATGCTGGACAAACAGGTCGACGGCATCATCGCCACGGGAAAGCGGCTGGACAGGCGCCTGCCTGTCGATCTGTCGAATTTGCACGTGCCTGTCGTCTACGCCTTCACCGAGGGGACGCAGAACAGTGTCACCTTCCGCTCGGACGACGAACAGGGCGCGAGACTGGCGGTAGAATGGCTTGCCAAGGTCGGGCGGCGGCGGATCGCGCATATCACCGGGCCGGAAGAGTTCTTTTCGGTGCGCGAGCGTGCCGGCGCCTATCACGCGGTGGCAGGTCACCGCGAGCCGGTGCTCTACGGCGTCTGGTCGGAAAGCTGGGGCCATGAGGCGGTGGAGCAGCTTTGGAAGAGGCCGGGAGAAAAGCCAGACGCGCTGTTCTGCGGCAATGACCAGATTGCCCGCGGTGCCGCCGATGCGCTGCGCGAGCGCGGCGTCAAGGTGCCGCAGGATGTCTCGGTGATCGGCTTCGACAATTGGGAGATTGTCGCCGCCCAGACCCGGCCGCCGCTGACGACGGTGGATATGGAGTTGAAGGAGCTCGGGCGGCAGGCCGGATTGACGGTGCTGGCGCTTGCGGAAGGACGGCCGGTCGAGCCGGGCGTGAGGAAATTGCCGTGCCGGCTGATCGTCCGGCAGTCATGCGGGGGCAAAGCCCCCACTGAATGA
- a CDS encoding ABC transporter substrate-binding protein, whose protein sequence is MIKRLLAATSIATLCLFSAASAAENVEMWVRTGIGDSFKKVVEAYNSGHENKVVVTEVTFSELVQKYATAIAGGQAPDALSMDLIYNPAFAAAGQLEDLTDWAKSLPYFNSLSPSHVRLGTYQDKIYGLPLSVETSVFAWNKDLYKKAGLDPEKAPDNWDEITANAEKIRALGDDTYGFYFSGGGCGGCMIFTFTPLTWGAGADILSADSKTATLDTPQMRKAVDIYRNMVKKDLVPAGAASDTGANFLSFTNGKIGQQSLGAFAIGTLVTQHPDINFGVTLIPGVDGKPSSFAGGDNFVITKGTKKIDAVKEFLEYIYSMDGQKIMAKYGSLPTRGDIADKVLDGLDPRMQVGLKAISVAKTPYTLQFNDLINSANGPWASFTNASIFGDDVDGAFSSAQSEMQSIIDSGQ, encoded by the coding sequence ATGATCAAGCGTCTATTGGCGGCGACCAGCATCGCTACCTTGTGCCTGTTTTCGGCCGCGTCAGCCGCCGAGAATGTCGAAATGTGGGTTCGCACGGGGATCGGCGACTCCTTCAAGAAGGTCGTCGAGGCCTATAATTCCGGCCACGAGAACAAGGTCGTGGTGACCGAGGTGACGTTCTCCGAACTGGTGCAGAAATATGCGACGGCGATTGCCGGCGGACAGGCGCCGGACGCCCTGTCGATGGATCTGATCTATAACCCCGCCTTTGCTGCCGCCGGCCAGCTGGAAGACCTGACGGATTGGGCAAAATCGCTGCCCTATTTCAACTCGCTGTCGCCGTCGCATGTGCGCCTCGGCACCTATCAGGACAAGATTTACGGCCTGCCGCTTTCGGTGGAGACATCGGTCTTTGCCTGGAACAAGGATCTCTACAAGAAGGCCGGTCTCGACCCGGAAAAGGCGCCTGATAACTGGGATGAAATCACCGCCAACGCCGAGAAGATCCGGGCGCTGGGTGACGATACCTACGGCTTCTATTTCTCCGGCGGCGGCTGCGGCGGCTGCATGATCTTCACCTTCACGCCGCTCACCTGGGGTGCGGGCGCCGATATCCTGTCGGCCGACAGCAAGACGGCGACGCTCGATACGCCGCAGATGCGCAAGGCCGTCGACATCTACCGCAACATGGTCAAGAAGGACCTGGTGCCGGCGGGTGCGGCCAGCGACACCGGCGCCAACTTCCTGAGTTTCACCAATGGCAAGATCGGCCAACAAAGCCTCGGCGCCTTTGCCATCGGAACGCTGGTGACCCAGCATCCCGACATCAACTTCGGCGTGACCCTGATCCCCGGCGTCGACGGCAAGCCTTCGTCCTTTGCCGGCGGCGACAATTTCGTCATCACCAAGGGCACGAAGAAGATCGACGCGGTGAAGGAGTTCCTCGAATATATCTATTCGATGGACGGCCAGAAGATCATGGCGAAATACGGCAGCCTGCCGACGCGCGGCGATATCGCCGACAAGGTGCTGGACGGTCTCGACCCGCGCATGCAGGTCGGCCTCAAGGCGATCAGCGTCGCCAAGACCCCCTATACGCTGCAGTTCAACGACCTGATCAACAGCGCCAACGGCCCTTGGGCAAGCTTCACCAACGCCTCGATCTTCGGCGACGATGTCGATGGCGCGTTTTCGAGCGCCCAGTCGGAAATGCAATCGATCATCGATAGCGGCCAATAA
- a CDS encoding carbohydrate ABC transporter permease, which translates to MTGSGPEILLPRRRRRRRSNWRGLAYIAPAMALVIVFFLMPVLFTGWMSLHNWPLMGASRWIGFNNYYRMVNDTRFMTALYFTAYYTLIVTVAIFAVAFPLAIFVEKERQFVSAYRTVIFLPVVVGLATASLLWVWLANVDSGFIGPALKALGLVEKSPNLLATFDTAFLTIVVMVVWKIAGFTMIILLTGLQAIPSELTEAARIDGAGRWQRFRHLTLPLMRKTIALALIVSVTGSILAFDQFYIMTSGGPQNKMISVVYYIFNQSFVSFNLGYGAALSIVLLAILVAISIVQLWLLRVGEERP; encoded by the coding sequence ATGACCGGTTCCGGTCCAGAGATCCTATTGCCTCGGCGCCGGCGACGCCGCCGTTCGAACTGGCGCGGCCTTGCCTATATCGCGCCGGCCATGGCGCTGGTCATCGTCTTCTTCCTCATGCCGGTTCTGTTCACCGGGTGGATGAGCCTGCACAACTGGCCGCTGATGGGGGCGTCGCGCTGGATCGGCTTCAACAATTATTACCGCATGGTCAACGACACCCGCTTCATGACGGCGCTCTATTTCACCGCCTATTATACGCTCATCGTCACCGTCGCCATTTTCGCCGTCGCCTTTCCGCTGGCGATTTTCGTCGAGAAGGAACGGCAGTTCGTCAGTGCCTATCGCACGGTCATCTTCCTGCCGGTTGTCGTTGGTCTCGCCACCGCCTCGCTGCTCTGGGTCTGGCTTGCCAATGTCGATAGCGGCTTCATCGGCCCGGCGCTGAAGGCGCTCGGCCTGGTCGAAAAGAGCCCCAACTTGCTGGCCACCTTCGACACCGCCTTTCTGACGATCGTGGTGATGGTCGTCTGGAAGATCGCCGGTTTCACCATGATCATTCTTCTCACCGGGCTGCAGGCCATCCCGTCGGAGCTGACCGAGGCCGCCCGTATCGACGGCGCCGGCCGCTGGCAGCGTTTCCGGCATCTGACGCTGCCGTTGATGCGCAAGACCATCGCGCTGGCGCTGATCGTCTCGGTTACCGGCTCGATCCTCGCCTTCGACCAGTTCTACATCATGACGTCGGGCGGACCGCAGAACAAGATGATCTCGGTGGTCTATTACATCTTCAATCAGTCTTTCGTGTCGTTCAATCTCGGTTATGGCGCAGCGCTGTCGATCGTGCTGCTCGCCATCCTGGTGGCGATCAGCATCGTGCAGCTCTGGCTGCTGCGCGTCGGGGAGGAGCGTCCATGA
- a CDS encoding carbohydrate ABC transporter permease has product MITSRERRARKAFRVKSAYHLTGIAISIFFLAPFVITLLSSFRHGTEASLPPLPPWPTSGVSIDSYALLDTFGAGIWQHMINSLLVSVATVVLTVGVSLLAGYGFSRYRFPLKNALFVLIITTLMIPFQSILTPLFIILAKLGLNNSLLGLTLVYVTLQLPFSVFMMRNAFDAVPKEIEEAARIDGARDLRLLARVLLPLVLPGVATVAIFAFLNAWNEFLAALVLLSSNEKYTLPVLMTAVRAGRLGAINWGAVQAGVVVMTIPCLIVFLLLQRYYMRGLMAGAVK; this is encoded by the coding sequence ATGATCACCTCAAGGGAGCGCCGCGCCCGCAAAGCCTTTCGCGTGAAGTCCGCCTATCATCTCACCGGCATCGCCATCTCGATCTTCTTTCTTGCCCCCTTCGTGATCACGCTGCTGTCGTCCTTCCGGCATGGCACGGAGGCCAGCCTGCCGCCCTTGCCGCCGTGGCCGACATCCGGCGTCAGCATCGATTCCTACGCGCTGCTCGATACGTTCGGCGCCGGTATCTGGCAGCATATGATCAACTCGCTGTTGGTCTCGGTCGCCACCGTGGTGCTCACCGTCGGCGTCAGCCTGCTCGCCGGCTATGGCTTCTCGCGCTATCGCTTCCCGCTGAAGAATGCGCTCTTCGTGCTGATCATCACCACGCTGATGATCCCGTTCCAATCGATCCTGACGCCGCTCTTCATCATCCTGGCAAAACTCGGCCTCAACAATTCGCTGCTCGGGCTGACGCTGGTCTATGTGACGCTGCAGCTGCCCTTCTCGGTCTTCATGATGCGCAACGCCTTCGATGCGGTGCCGAAGGAGATCGAAGAGGCGGCGCGCATCGATGGCGCCCGTGACCTCAGGCTCTTGGCCCGCGTCCTGCTGCCGCTGGTGCTTCCGGGTGTGGCGACGGTGGCAATCTTTGCCTTCCTGAATGCCTGGAACGAGTTTCTGGCCGCCCTCGTGCTGCTCTCCAGCAATGAGAAATACACCCTGCCGGTGCTGATGACGGCGGTTCGCGCCGGACGGCTCGGCGCCATCAACTGGGGAGCGGTCCAGGCCGGCGTCGTCGTCATGACGATCCCTTGCCTGATCGTCTTCCTGCTCCTGCAACGCTACTACATGCGCGGGCTGATGGCCGGCGCGGTGAAATGA
- a CDS encoding glycoside hydrolase family 127 protein encodes MTKSSNDRQFRPVAVPDVELGGFWGKWQDAVCNSTAEALLDRCVEAGMLKAIDVSKPSPGVVIPIQPWGGTTQMFWDSDLGKSIETIAYSLYRRPNPKLEARADEIIDMYERLQDEDGYLNAWFQRVEPARRWTNLRDHHELYCAGHLMEAAVAYYQATGKRKLLDIMCRFADYMITIFGRGEGQFPGYCGHEEVELALVKLARVTGEKKYLELSKFFIDERGTEPHFFTAEAAKDGRSLSDYHQKTYEYAQAHQPVREQTKVVGHAVRAMYLYSGMADIATEYKDDSLTAALETLWDDLTTKQMYITGGIGPAASNEGFTDYYDLPNATAYAETCASVGLVFWASRMLGRGPDRRYADIMEQALYNGALPGLSTDGKTFFYDNPLESAGKHHRWKWHHCPCCPPNIARLVTSIGSYMYAVADDEIAVHLYGESTARLKLANGAEGQLEQTTNYPWDGAVAFTTRLKTPAKFALSLRIPDWAEGATLSVNGERLDLDANIRDGYARIDRQWADGDRIDLHLPLALRPQYANPKVRQDAGRVALMRGPLVYCVETTDNGEDLNAIILPRELPAAETVVLKDLNDAVALDLKVAREETSNWGTPLYRHAPAERQVATARFVPYHLWDNRGPGEMLVWVQSDK; translated from the coding sequence ATGACCAAATCAAGCAACGACCGCCAGTTTCGTCCCGTCGCCGTTCCCGATGTGGAGCTCGGCGGCTTCTGGGGCAAATGGCAGGACGCCGTCTGCAATTCCACCGCCGAGGCCCTGCTCGACCGCTGCGTCGAGGCCGGCATGCTGAAGGCGATCGACGTCTCCAAGCCAAGCCCCGGCGTGGTCATTCCCATTCAGCCCTGGGGCGGGACGACGCAGATGTTCTGGGATTCCGACCTCGGCAAGTCGATCGAGACCATCGCCTATTCACTTTATCGCCGGCCGAACCCGAAGCTGGAGGCGCGCGCCGACGAAATCATCGACATGTATGAAAGACTGCAGGACGAGGACGGTTATCTCAACGCCTGGTTCCAGCGCGTCGAGCCCGCCCGCCGCTGGACCAACCTGCGCGACCACCACGAACTTTATTGCGCCGGCCACCTGATGGAAGCCGCGGTCGCCTATTATCAGGCGACCGGCAAGCGCAAGCTGCTCGATATCATGTGCCGCTTTGCCGATTACATGATCACGATATTCGGCCGTGGTGAAGGCCAGTTCCCCGGTTATTGCGGCCATGAGGAAGTCGAGCTTGCGCTGGTCAAGCTTGCCCGCGTCACTGGCGAAAAGAAATATCTCGAACTGTCGAAATTCTTCATCGACGAGCGCGGCACCGAGCCGCATTTCTTCACGGCGGAGGCGGCAAAAGATGGCCGCAGCCTGTCCGACTATCATCAGAAGACCTATGAATATGCGCAGGCGCACCAGCCGGTGCGCGAGCAGACCAAGGTCGTCGGCCATGCCGTGCGCGCCATGTACCTCTATTCCGGCATGGCCGACATCGCCACCGAATATAAGGACGACAGCCTGACGGCAGCGCTGGAAACGCTGTGGGACGATCTGACCACCAAGCAGATGTACATCACCGGCGGCATCGGCCCGGCCGCCTCCAATGAAGGCTTCACCGACTATTACGACCTGCCGAACGCCACGGCTTACGCGGAAACCTGCGCCTCGGTCGGCCTGGTGTTCTGGGCAAGCCGCATGCTCGGGCGCGGCCCCGACCGGCGTTATGCCGATATCATGGAGCAGGCGCTTTATAACGGCGCGCTGCCCGGCCTTTCCACCGACGGCAAGACCTTCTTTTACGACAATCCGCTCGAAAGCGCCGGCAAGCACCATCGCTGGAAATGGCACCATTGCCCCTGCTGCCCGCCGAATATCGCCCGGCTGGTGACCTCGATCGGCTCGTATATGTATGCCGTTGCCGATGACGAGATCGCCGTGCATCTCTATGGCGAAAGCACCGCACGACTGAAGCTTGCCAACGGCGCCGAAGGGCAACTGGAGCAGACCACCAACTATCCCTGGGATGGCGCGGTGGCGTTCACGACCAGGCTCAAGACGCCGGCGAAATTCGCGCTGTCGCTGCGCATTCCGGATTGGGCTGAAGGTGCCACCCTCAGCGTCAATGGAGAAAGGCTCGATCTCGACGCCAATATCCGCGACGGATATGCCAGGATCGATCGCCAATGGGCCGACGGCGATCGTATCGATCTCCATCTGCCGCTGGCGCTTCGCCCGCAATATGCCAATCCGAAGGTGCGCCAGGATGCCGGCCGCGTCGCATTGATGCGCGGCCCGCTGGTCTATTGCGTCGAAACGACCGACAATGGCGAAGACCTCAACGCCATTATCCTGCCCCGCGAACTCCCGGCCGCCGAAACCGTCGTGCTGAAGGATCTCAACGATGCCGTCGCCCTTGATCTCAAGGTCGCGCGCGAGGAGACATCGAACTGGGGAACACCGCTCTACCGCCATGCGCCGGCCGAAAGGCAGGTCGCCACCGCGCGTTTCGTGCCCTATCATCTCTGGGACAACCGCGGGCCCGGAGAGATGCTCGTCTGGGTCCAGTCGGACAAGTAG
- a CDS encoding ABC transporter ATP-binding protein — protein MTNGMANKSVVLEDVRKSYGNLQVVHGIDLTIEEGEFVVFVGPSGCGKSTLLRMIAGLEDVTDGEVEIKGRNVTDLDPSERGIAMVFQSYALYPHMSVRDNLAFGLKMARTNAAEIETRVKAASAILKIDHLLDRRPGQLSGGQRQRVAIGRAIVRKPDVFLFDEPLSNLDAELRVSMRIEIARLHRELGNTMIYVTHDQTEAMTLADKIVVLRDGRVEQAGTPREIYENPANTFVAGFIGSPRMNLLNARWGKGSLVDVAGTQIESGLPPADRPVGAAVTLGLRPEHLKVASDASASLTAKVDFSEYLGGTQYLYCQLADGQSLTVEHRSPISITAGEQVSLLFEPSDCRLFDEGGNRLR, from the coding sequence ATGACGAACGGTATGGCTAACAAGAGCGTCGTGCTCGAGGACGTGCGAAAAAGCTATGGTAATCTGCAGGTGGTCCACGGGATCGACCTGACGATCGAAGAAGGTGAATTCGTCGTCTTCGTCGGCCCGTCGGGCTGCGGAAAATCGACGCTTCTTCGGATGATCGCCGGCCTGGAGGATGTCACCGACGGCGAGGTCGAGATCAAGGGACGCAACGTTACCGATCTCGATCCGTCCGAGCGCGGCATCGCCATGGTCTTCCAGTCCTACGCGCTCTACCCGCATATGAGCGTGCGCGACAACCTGGCCTTCGGGCTGAAGATGGCGCGCACCAACGCGGCCGAGATCGAGACGCGCGTCAAGGCAGCCTCGGCGATCCTGAAGATCGACCATCTTCTCGACCGGCGGCCCGGGCAGCTCTCCGGCGGCCAGCGTCAGCGTGTGGCGATCGGCCGGGCGATCGTGCGCAAGCCCGATGTCTTCCTGTTCGACGAGCCGCTGTCCAATCTCGATGCGGAACTCAGGGTTTCGATGCGCATCGAGATCGCCCGCCTGCACCGCGAGCTCGGCAACACGATGATCTATGTCACGCACGACCAGACCGAGGCGATGACGCTCGCCGACAAGATCGTCGTGCTGCGCGACGGCCGCGTCGAGCAGGCCGGAACGCCACGGGAAATCTACGAGAACCCCGCCAATACTTTCGTCGCGGGTTTCATCGGCTCGCCCCGGATGAACCTCTTGAATGCCCGCTGGGGCAAGGGGAGCCTGGTCGACGTCGCCGGCACGCAGATCGAAAGCGGCCTGCCGCCGGCAGACAGGCCGGTGGGAGCGGCGGTGACGCTCGGCCTGCGGCCGGAACATCTGAAAGTGGCATCCGACGCATCGGCCAGCCTGACGGCAAAAGTCGATTTCTCGGAATATCTCGGGGGAACGCAATATCTCTACTGCCAGCTTGCCGATGGCCAGTCGCTGACCGTCGAGCATCGTTCACCGATCAGCATCACCGCGGGCGAGCAGGTCAGCCTGCTGTTCGAGCCGTCGGATTGCCGATTGTTCGATGAGGGGGGCAACCGGTTGCGGTAA
- the dxr gene encoding 1-deoxy-D-xylulose-5-phosphate reductoisomerase yields MMTGKTAPRRLSIFGSTGSIGQNTLNVVDHLGGRENFEISVLTGNGNVELLARQAKSSGALMAVTANDRHYESLKSALSGSGIAVAAGKSGLMEAADREADWVMAAIVGTAGLAPTLAAARRGADIALANKECLVSAGDLFLATIREGGGRLLPVDSEHNAIFQVLEENQRHAVERVILTASGGPFRTASRHEMAGVTVETARAHPNWSMGLKISIDSASMFNKALEMIEARHLFGLRPEQIEVIFHPQSIIHSMVGYTDGSVLAQLGAPDMRTAIGYALSFPRRPNLPIERLDFAKLARLDFEAPDEVRFPALRLARLAMTRGGVQGAVLNGAKEVALEAFIEGRLSFLAMAEITERVMDDLAGLPPAADMDDVFAADRQARQRASELMTLAIAG; encoded by the coding sequence ATGATGACCGGCAAAACCGCGCCGCGGCGCCTCAGCATCTTCGGCTCGACCGGCTCGATCGGCCAAAACACCCTCAATGTCGTCGATCACCTGGGCGGACGGGAGAACTTCGAAATCTCCGTACTGACAGGCAACGGCAATGTCGAATTGCTGGCCCGGCAGGCGAAATCATCCGGCGCGCTGATGGCGGTGACGGCAAACGACCGGCATTACGAATCACTGAAGAGCGCACTATCGGGCAGCGGCATTGCGGTGGCAGCCGGAAAATCCGGCCTGATGGAAGCCGCAGACCGCGAAGCCGACTGGGTGATGGCAGCCATCGTCGGCACGGCGGGCCTGGCGCCGACCCTTGCCGCCGCACGCCGCGGCGCCGATATCGCCCTTGCCAATAAGGAATGCCTGGTCTCAGCCGGCGATCTCTTCCTGGCAACGATCCGGGAAGGCGGCGGCAGGCTGCTTCCCGTCGACAGCGAGCACAATGCGATTTTCCAGGTGCTGGAAGAAAACCAGCGCCACGCCGTCGAACGTGTCATCCTGACGGCCTCCGGCGGCCCCTTCCGCACTGCCTCGCGCCACGAGATGGCCGGCGTGACGGTGGAAACCGCGCGCGCCCACCCGAACTGGTCGATGGGGTTGAAGATCTCGATCGACAGCGCCTCGATGTTCAACAAGGCGCTGGAGATGATCGAAGCCCGGCACCTGTTCGGCCTCCGGCCCGAACAGATCGAAGTCATCTTCCATCCGCAATCGATTATCCATTCGATGGTCGGTTATACCGACGGCTCGGTGCTGGCCCAGCTCGGCGCCCCCGATATGCGCACCGCTATCGGCTATGCCTTGTCCTTTCCGCGCCGGCCGAACCTGCCGATCGAGCGGCTGGATTTCGCCAAGCTCGCCAGGCTGGATTTCGAGGCACCGGATGAGGTGCGGTTTCCGGCCTTGCGGCTCGCGCGCCTGGCGATGACGCGCGGCGGCGTGCAGGGCGCGGTGCTGAACGGCGCCAAGGAAGTGGCGCTCGAGGCCTTCATCGAAGGGCGGCTGTCCTTCCTCGCCATGGCCGAAATCACCGAAAGGGTGATGGACGACCTGGCCGGCCTGCCGCCGGCAGCCGATATGGACGACGTCTTCGCCGCCGACAGGCAGGCGCGGCAAAGGGCGTCGGAGCTGATGACCCTCGCTATCGCCGGCTAA
- a CDS encoding BON domain-containing protein, with the protein MVFKEQTFHGLEPEMEAEISNRASVEAAVANALVIAGGIDASDVEVTMENDQIVLSGTVGTVGEIERATVVAKAVEGVHAVRNRILLGGPPINDRH; encoded by the coding sequence ATGGTGTTCAAGGAGCAGACATTTCACGGGCTGGAGCCCGAGATGGAAGCGGAAATTTCCAATCGCGCATCCGTCGAAGCGGCCGTCGCCAATGCGCTGGTGATTGCCGGCGGCATCGATGCATCAGATGTCGAAGTGACGATGGAGAACGACCAGATCGTGCTGAGCGGCACCGTCGGCACGGTCGGCGAGATCGAACGGGCGACCGTGGTTGCCAAGGCCGTCGAAGGTGTGCATGCGGTGCGGAACCGGATCCTGCTCGGCGGGCCTCCGATCAATGATCGGCATTGA
- a CDS encoding DUF2937 family protein, translating to MGPIARIIAIIAGFAGGTVFSQAPEFAQQYRQRIGGAIDELRVIVEDFNTQAADHHLDRQQALNAYAQSPDDFLRDRGVSMQSTITRYETLLAQQLKLGTAAPVAKPFVLLSKPDDVVFANTWRDFVPGVPVSFAGLVWGAIGFVSGWVVAALAGLGARRFARGRRSYRQAP from the coding sequence ATGGGACCGATTGCAAGGATCATCGCCATCATCGCCGGGTTTGCCGGCGGCACGGTCTTTTCGCAGGCGCCGGAATTTGCCCAGCAATACCGCCAGCGGATCGGCGGCGCGATCGACGAATTGCGCGTCATCGTCGAGGATTTCAACACACAGGCAGCCGACCACCACCTCGATCGCCAGCAGGCGCTGAACGCCTATGCGCAATCCCCCGACGATTTCCTGCGCGACCGCGGCGTATCCATGCAGAGCACGATCACGCGCTACGAAACGCTGCTGGCGCAGCAGCTGAAACTCGGCACCGCCGCCCCCGTCGCCAAGCCCTTTGTGCTGCTCAGCAAGCCGGACGATGTTGTTTTCGCCAACACCTGGCGCGATTTTGTGCCGGGTGTGCCTGTTAGTTTTGCCGGCCTTGTCTGGGGCGCGATTGGTTTTGTTAGCGGCTGGGTCGTGGCGGCGCTAGCGGGGTTGGGTGCGCGGCGTTTTGCGCGGGGACGGCGATCGTATCGTCAGGCGCCATGA
- a CDS encoding site-specific integrase translates to MFGRHIHFFQFNPLHHIVVKQRYGLGALTIPALWLEHGQTLRLFQPLLDLCVARSAYSYTTLRKPVVACGLLMDYAIQRQRELNADDIGNWHWLQRSFLNEFCVHLYRGTANSDDPAVRDLDWRGGCSPDALLGLGWGLDTFFGFLGDALIEGRYIDNPNPQEIVTDLLFANIATKNRSREFSFLSHLTKSTGTVNSRDATGKGIFPKRSASEPFQESVKRFRIDMLKPLLTIAFLKNPKASSASSREDLVGQLSAALAFGAQRSSETLNFWVEDVEPKGDKVAGFLRHPQFFKADSLGPNRQEILLRDFGLTPRNLLRDRFEAGWKNPLLNSQFWARITWMPMPGFQSYLAKLLLRYLVEYRRPIMAQRRGKGLPDHPYLLVTRQHRPTLGINIGDPYTRAAMRESWRRALSRLARRFPDEDLRFGKHEGTTPHAVRHAAGHVFSELGASPKDLQRLLHHVSILSQRMYNQSTDEEVHEKFERFGNLNGVQLREIFGADDASFDEPMFMR, encoded by the coding sequence GTGTTTGGAAGACACATCCATTTCTTTCAGTTTAATCCGCTTCATCATATCGTGGTGAAACAACGCTACGGTCTGGGTGCTTTGACCATTCCAGCGTTGTGGCTCGAACATGGTCAAACGCTTAGGCTGTTTCAACCGCTCTTGGACCTTTGCGTTGCGCGGTCGGCCTATTCTTACACAACGCTGAGGAAGCCCGTGGTCGCCTGCGGGTTACTCATGGATTATGCGATCCAGCGACAGCGGGAGCTTAATGCCGACGATATCGGCAACTGGCACTGGCTCCAGCGGTCGTTTCTAAATGAATTTTGCGTTCACCTATATCGGGGAACGGCGAACTCGGATGATCCAGCAGTTCGCGACTTAGATTGGCGCGGCGGCTGCTCTCCGGACGCTCTGCTCGGCCTCGGATGGGGGTTGGACACCTTTTTTGGTTTTCTCGGGGATGCCCTGATCGAAGGTAGGTACATCGATAATCCAAATCCCCAGGAAATCGTCACTGACCTGTTGTTCGCGAACATCGCCACAAAGAACAGATCACGAGAATTTAGTTTTCTATCTCACCTTACCAAGTCGACAGGAACCGTAAACTCTCGCGACGCAACGGGAAAAGGGATATTCCCGAAAAGATCGGCTTCCGAGCCATTTCAGGAATCAGTAAAGCGGTTCCGGATCGACATGCTCAAGCCGCTACTTACCATTGCGTTCCTGAAGAATCCGAAAGCGTCCTCGGCTTCGAGCCGAGAAGACCTCGTTGGTCAACTGAGCGCCGCTTTGGCGTTCGGAGCGCAAAGGAGCAGTGAGACACTGAATTTTTGGGTTGAAGACGTGGAGCCTAAGGGCGACAAGGTGGCGGGCTTCCTGCGCCACCCTCAGTTTTTCAAAGCGGACTCGCTCGGTCCAAATCGTCAGGAAATATTGCTTCGGGATTTCGGCTTAACTCCGAGAAATCTTCTCCGAGACAGGTTTGAAGCGGGATGGAAAAATCCACTGTTGAATTCCCAATTCTGGGCTCGCATTACTTGGATGCCGATGCCTGGCTTTCAGAGCTATCTAGCCAAACTATTATTGAGATACCTCGTTGAATATCGACGTCCGATAATGGCGCAGCGCCGGGGTAAGGGGCTCCCCGACCATCCTTACTTATTGGTTACACGCCAACACCGTCCAACGTTGGGGATAAATATCGGTGACCCCTACACTCGTGCGGCAATGAGGGAAAGCTGGAGGCGTGCATTGTCGAGGCTCGCGCGTCGATTTCCAGACGAAGACCTTCGTTTCGGAAAGCATGAAGGCACTACGCCGCATGCAGTCCGACATGCCGCCGGTCATGTGTTTAGCGAGCTGGGTGCCAGTCCGAAGGATTTGCAACGTTTGTTACACCACGTCTCTATCCTCAGCCAGCGAATGTACAACCAGTCAACAGACGAAGAAGTACATGAAAAATTTGAACGATTTGGGAACTTAAACGGGGTGCAGTTGCGGGAAATATTCGGAGCCGACGATGCGTCATTCGACGAACCGATGTTTATGAGGTGA